The Epilithonimonas zeae genome contains a region encoding:
- a CDS encoding MauE/DoxX family redox-associated membrane protein produces MKNLKDITVTSIAYFFVLLFIYASVSKIIDFENFQIQIAQSPLLSAYAGYVSYAVILTELVISSALLTKNYRNIGLYSSLLLMSAFTIYIYLILKFSDFVPCSCGGILEKMDWRTHLYFNLLCVLLAITAIIINEKYNIKSLSSQKSSRTNLKLLAKLFVAIFIGSTIVIALFFSSEHIIKKENNFIRRFPHHPISEDKNYDLKVNSYYFAGINNSEIILGNSTSPFLITKIDTSFNRKQLIRLKPDSTIRFRRSQIKTLDHHYFFFDGSIPVIYKGNVNDSTGVLKKISENDAYFEQLIPIDSTGFLIKSQNKEGRAMFGKINLNTFPKVQFNQYQINNDYKSVFTNDGNLIFDIPQRQVYYMPFYHSEYIHLQETHTPKNIIKTIDGTKPAESETKRLQDGSIKVSKPSVVINKTSAVYKGVLFNHSTLIGRYESKKLWHKNIVIDVYKTNPVGYWGSFYIPDLKEKKISQMLVTDQFIFVLTGNQLIRFRFAQSITDLFTQNGSSRKPLQE; encoded by the coding sequence ATGAAAAATTTAAAAGATATTACGGTTACATCGATCGCCTATTTTTTTGTTTTATTATTTATTTACGCCAGTGTAAGTAAAATAATAGATTTCGAAAATTTCCAGATACAAATCGCCCAATCACCTTTATTGAGTGCTTATGCTGGATATGTTTCATATGCCGTAATTCTAACTGAACTCGTAATTTCTTCTGCATTACTAACAAAGAACTATCGTAATATCGGTCTATATTCATCTTTATTATTGATGAGTGCTTTCACCATCTACATCTATCTCATTCTTAAATTCAGCGATTTTGTACCTTGTTCTTGCGGTGGCATATTAGAAAAAATGGACTGGCGAACGCATCTGTATTTTAATCTCTTGTGTGTTTTGCTAGCAATTACAGCGATCATCATTAATGAGAAATATAATATTAAAAGTTTATCATCACAAAAAAGTTCGAGAACAAATTTAAAATTACTCGCAAAATTATTCGTCGCCATTTTTATCGGATCAACTATTGTTATTGCATTGTTCTTTTCTTCAGAACATATTATAAAAAAAGAGAATAATTTTATACGGCGTTTTCCACACCACCCTATTTCTGAAGATAAGAATTATGACCTAAAAGTTAACTCCTATTATTTTGCTGGGATAAATAATTCCGAAATAATCTTAGGCAATTCAACATCACCATTTCTGATCACGAAAATAGATACTTCTTTTAATAGAAAACAGTTAATACGATTAAAACCAGACAGTACCATACGCTTCCGACGTTCACAGATAAAAACTCTAGATCATCATTATTTTTTCTTTGACGGCAGCATCCCTGTAATTTACAAAGGCAATGTTAATGATTCAACTGGTGTATTAAAAAAAATCAGTGAAAATGATGCGTATTTTGAACAGCTTATTCCTATTGACAGCACAGGATTTTTAATTAAAAGTCAAAATAAAGAAGGCAGGGCAATGTTTGGAAAAATTAATCTCAACACCTTTCCTAAAGTGCAGTTTAACCAATATCAAATCAATAATGATTACAAGTCGGTATTCACCAATGATGGAAATTTGATATTTGACATTCCTCAGAGACAGGTCTATTACATGCCGTTTTATCACAGCGAATATATTCACCTTCAAGAAACGCACACACCAAAGAACATCATCAAAACAATTGATGGTACTAAACCAGCTGAATCCGAAACCAAACGCTTGCAAGACGGCAGTATTAAAGTTAGTAAACCTTCGGTAGTCATTAATAAAACGTCAGCTGTTTACAAAGGTGTGTTATTTAACCATTCTACTTTAATCGGCCGTTATGAATCAAAAAAATTATGGCATAAGAACATCGTGATAGATGTTTATAAAACCAATCCCGTGGGATACTGGGGAAGTTTTTACATTCCAGATTTGAAGGAAAAGAAAATTTCCCAGATGCTTGTCACGGATCAGTTCATATTTGTGCTGACCGGCAACCAATTGATCAGATTCAGATTTGCGCAGTCTATTACTGATCTTTTTACTCAGAATGGGAGCAGCCGAAAACCCTTACAAGAGTAG
- a CDS encoding Fic family protein: protein MDIFILLDKYKSQNIVLNLEQERDLLAQYIYSTNRLEGNNLTLVQTQSIIDNDTISGDKIKVKDILEQKGTYKALIKMLKAVINKESLSIELIKELNWLIVGNLFQDDYYFSYKERGQKYGDFKVKNNRIMITSSKSKSEFIEPYSSPENVIKNIQLLINQFENSDKNVIEKASFLAQGIWLNQPFIDGNKRTARLLINFMTMSKGFPLFTYESKGALFNEMLVSQYTECQSGLIKNLITECLQVRIKELLDLNN, encoded by the coding sequence ATGGATATTTTCATACTACTTGATAAATATAAATCACAAAATATTGTTCTCAACTTAGAACAGGAAAGGGATTTGCTTGCCCAATATATCTATTCCACAAATAGACTAGAAGGAAATAATTTAACTTTAGTTCAAACACAGTCCATCATTGATAATGACACGATATCTGGAGATAAGATTAAAGTAAAAGATATTCTTGAGCAAAAAGGAACTTACAAAGCTCTAATTAAGATGTTGAAAGCAGTTATAAATAAGGAAAGTTTATCAATTGAATTAATCAAGGAACTTAATTGGCTCATAGTTGGAAATCTTTTCCAAGATGATTACTACTTTAGCTATAAAGAAAGAGGTCAAAAATATGGTGATTTTAAAGTAAAAAACAATCGTATAATGATTACTTCTTCTAAAAGTAAATCAGAGTTTATTGAGCCTTATAGCAGTCCAGAAAATGTCATAAAAAATATACAATTGCTAATCAATCAGTTTGAGAACAGTGACAAGAATGTGATTGAAAAGGCTTCGTTTTTAGCACAAGGAATTTGGCTTAATCAACCCTTTATTGATGGGAATAAAAGAACAGCGAGGTTACTAATTAATTTTATGACTATGAGCAAAGGATTTCCTCTTTTTACATATGAAAGCAAAGGTGCTTTATTTAATGAAATGCTTGTTAGTCAATATACTGAATGTCAATCGGGATTAATAAAAAATTTGATTACTGAATGTTTACAAGTCCGAATAAAAGAACTTTTAGATTTGAATAATTAA
- a CDS encoding helix-turn-helix domain-containing protein, producing MKKNDERALPYVHQYIAEAKKQNDFKYLAQGFKDAIFYSADEQVKLMYADSTIIAALKTKDNDLISNAYLGKGIIYYFNFKQFEQALNEYLKAYQYIEKSNDLYQINKVKYHLGVVKSYLGFFDEALDLFTDCNIYFKEQLRTKKHLNLRYNDEKGYLNSLHQMIICYRNLKKNETADSLIDDGLRFINDRKTFSLEQSYLLKCKGISEFYKSNYTGAKISLKKALPQIIKAKDFSWEAVIYYYLGKTYSAGRSDVKAVRYFEKVDSIFTKTSFILPELRICYEDLINYNHRQKDFRNELYYTKQLLKVDSILGKNFSYLSPKIHRQYDKQSLLKMKEELEQKANNRTVIALLTVLLSFSIILILVLKYRKEKFIASKYRLLYEKLNRGESEKQIKHLEKPEIGEHKKSILKPELLDVIAEKIQFFEQHKIFLQKGITLSVLAQKLDTNTYYLSSFINETFNMNFSQYLNHLRINYITELLFNDKRFLNYTVEALAEECGMASRQSFSDIFFEINGIRPADFIKNRLQQLKSDTL from the coding sequence TTGAAAAAGAATGATGAACGGGCATTGCCATATGTTCATCAGTATATTGCTGAGGCTAAAAAACAAAATGACTTTAAATATCTTGCCCAAGGATTTAAAGATGCTATTTTTTATTCTGCCGATGAACAGGTAAAATTGATGTATGCGGATAGTACGATTATTGCGGCTTTGAAAACCAAGGACAATGACTTGATAAGTAACGCCTATCTTGGAAAAGGAATCATTTACTATTTTAACTTTAAACAGTTTGAACAGGCTTTAAACGAATATCTAAAAGCATATCAATATATTGAAAAATCAAATGACCTCTATCAAATCAATAAAGTAAAATACCATTTGGGAGTGGTCAAAAGCTATTTAGGATTTTTCGATGAGGCGCTTGACCTTTTTACAGATTGCAATATTTATTTTAAAGAACAGTTAAGAACTAAAAAGCATCTCAACTTGAGGTACAATGATGAAAAAGGCTATCTCAACAGTCTTCATCAAATGATTATTTGTTACAGAAACCTGAAAAAGAATGAAACTGCAGATTCATTAATTGATGATGGTCTAAGGTTTATCAATGATCGAAAGACTTTTAGCTTGGAACAAAGTTATCTTTTGAAATGTAAGGGAATTTCTGAGTTTTATAAATCTAATTATACAGGTGCTAAAATTTCTTTAAAGAAAGCCCTTCCACAAATTATAAAGGCTAAAGATTTTTCTTGGGAAGCTGTAATCTACTATTATCTAGGTAAAACATATTCTGCCGGCAGAAGTGATGTAAAAGCAGTCAGGTATTTTGAGAAAGTGGACTCTATTTTTACGAAAACTTCTTTTATACTTCCGGAACTGCGTATCTGTTACGAAGACCTAATTAATTACAATCATAGGCAAAAAGATTTTAGGAATGAATTGTACTATACCAAACAGCTTTTAAAAGTCGACAGCATCCTTGGTAAAAACTTTTCATACTTATCACCTAAAATCCATAGACAATATGATAAGCAAAGCTTATTAAAAATGAAAGAGGAATTAGAGCAGAAAGCAAATAACAGAACTGTCATAGCCTTGTTAACTGTACTGCTATCCTTCTCTATTATTTTGATTTTAGTTCTAAAGTACAGAAAGGAAAAATTTATTGCTTCAAAGTACCGTCTTCTATACGAAAAGTTAAATCGTGGAGAATCTGAAAAGCAGATCAAGCATCTTGAAAAACCAGAAATAGGAGAGCATAAAAAAAGCATTCTTAAACCAGAGCTCTTAGATGTTATCGCTGAAAAAATTCAATTTTTTGAACAACACAAAATATTTCTACAGAAGGGCATAACATTAAGTGTATTAGCTCAAAAACTCGATACAAATACTTATTACCTGTCCAGCTTCATTAATGAAACATTCAATATGAACTTCAGTCAGTATCTGAATCATTTAAGAATCAACTATATTACAGAACTGTTATTTAATGATAAGCGTTTTTTAAATTATACTGTTGAGGCATTGGCAGAAGAATGTGGGATGGCATCAAGACAAAGTTTTTCCGATATTTTTTTCGAAATCAACGGAATCAGGCCTGCAGACTTTATCAAAAACCGGCTTCAGCAACTGAAAAGCGATACCCTTTAA
- a CDS encoding toprim domain-containing protein: MNCDEIKNRVGIRAVLESFNLFPVKDNPRSAFYFAVDRLERTASLSVNFVKNVAFDFGTRKSYDIISIVQTVKKCNVSEALKYLSALDNSVNVDQNNSFSDICKKYQITNVSDIKHPSLVKYLKSRKVYEQKHLVKELHYTFSHKKYFGIGFKNNSGGFEIRNQYSKICLGSKDVTTIISQSTSYNEILVFEGFFDFLSFKAIGYEISDVDFLILNSTSMYFKAERKLLDYKKISLFLDNDTNGIALKSKFQQQFDNVEDCSMLYRDFNDLNEWLCNYR; encoded by the coding sequence ATGAATTGTGACGAAATAAAAAATAGAGTTGGAATAAGAGCTGTTTTAGAATCTTTTAATCTATTTCCTGTTAAAGATAATCCGCGAAGTGCTTTTTACTTTGCTGTAGATCGTTTGGAAAGAACAGCCAGTTTATCTGTTAATTTTGTAAAGAACGTAGCTTTTGATTTTGGTACTAGAAAAAGCTATGATATCATCTCAATCGTACAGACAGTCAAAAAATGTAATGTTTCTGAAGCTTTGAAATATTTATCCGCTCTTGATAATTCTGTAAATGTAGACCAAAATAATTCTTTTTCCGATATCTGTAAAAAGTATCAAATTACCAATGTTTCAGATATAAAGCATCCTTCATTGGTTAAGTATTTAAAGAGTAGAAAAGTGTATGAACAGAAACACTTGGTTAAAGAGTTACATTATACTTTCAGTCATAAAAAGTATTTTGGTATTGGTTTTAAAAATAACTCTGGTGGATTTGAAATACGAAATCAATATTCTAAAATATGTTTGGGAAGCAAGGATGTCACTACTATTATCAGTCAGTCAACTTCCTATAATGAAATTTTGGTCTTCGAAGGTTTTTTTGATTTTTTATCATTCAAAGCTATTGGTTATGAAATTAGTGATGTGGACTTTCTGATTTTGAATTCGACATCAATGTATTTTAAAGCTGAAAGAAAATTGCTAGACTACAAAAAAATTTCGTTATTCCTGGATAACGATACAAACGGCATCGCCTTGAAATCGAAATTTCAACAACAGTTTGACAATGTGGAAGATTGTTCAATGTTATATAGAGATTTTAATGACTTAAATGAGTGGCTGTGTAATTACAGATAA
- a CDS encoding RteC domain-containing protein: protein MVTKTFFRKVALLQQELDIEIKKLLEIEEEKVVIYQRILLQIDLSIRALKKLRKSFSFESIADEVTFFKIYKPYFISQYIFHSKALQLEISKPTGGDKILKKYFQTELKILEEQISEDGHFYDYYRRKATYLDHKYFTTNSNDLKMKMSFHLYDFDEEFTTTNDYKLALIKANELVSNYLVSEIEHLGTGSRTSTDGNTKVSWTSSKVSLIEILYSLHLSQCFNGGNIEFKEVVRETEKNLGIDLGNFYKTIGEIKNKKYNRTKFLQLLTDNLNKAIDFNDI from the coding sequence ATGGTAACAAAAACATTTTTTAGAAAAGTTGCGCTTTTGCAGCAGGAGTTAGACATTGAAATCAAAAAGCTATTGGAGATTGAGGAAGAAAAAGTGGTCATTTATCAAAGGATACTTTTGCAAATTGACTTAAGTATCAGGGCACTCAAAAAACTGAGGAAAAGTTTCTCGTTTGAATCGATCGCTGACGAAGTTACTTTTTTTAAGATTTACAAGCCTTACTTTATTTCGCAATACATTTTTCATTCAAAAGCATTGCAGCTAGAAATTTCAAAGCCCACAGGTGGCGATAAGATTCTGAAGAAATATTTTCAGACAGAATTAAAAATACTAGAAGAACAAATCTCGGAAGATGGCCATTTTTATGATTATTACCGTAGAAAAGCCACTTATTTGGATCACAAGTATTTTACTACAAATTCGAATGATCTGAAAATGAAAATGTCGTTTCATTTATATGACTTCGATGAAGAATTTACAACGACTAACGATTACAAACTGGCCTTAATAAAAGCGAATGAGTTAGTTAGTAACTATCTGGTTAGTGAGATCGAGCATTTAGGTACTGGAAGTCGGACTTCGACAGATGGCAATACAAAAGTTTCCTGGACTTCCTCGAAAGTTTCTTTAATTGAAATTCTTTATTCTCTTCATTTATCACAATGCTTTAATGGCGGAAATATAGAATTTAAAGAAGTTGTTCGTGAAACTGAAAAGAATCTTGGTATTGATTTAGGCAATTTTTATAAAACTATCGGAGAAATCAAAAATAAAAAGTATAACAGAACAAAATTCTTACAACTTTTGACAGATAATCTAAATAAAGCCATTGATTTTAACGATATATGA
- a CDS encoding DUF932 domain-containing protein encodes MSHNINFNQRTGNYSFFSVKQKAWHGLGLIVDHYPTSEEAIKYAGLDYEVVKSPLLTKASSLIETEEGITIGSSDLDVPNYFANIRTDNNIVLGVVGKEYQIVQNREAFNFFDSIVGSNKGIKYETAGALGNGERIFITAKLPDYIRVGNGDDITEKYIFLTTSHDGSGSITAAFTPVRIVCQNTLNASLKNMTNVVRIKHTSGAKQRIETAHKVMGLANLLSNRLEDVFNDWTKVKVSDDEVKKLIQISLCPNKKTLDLLKKGEEDEISTVFKNTVENAFAYAMMSDTQQMETTKGNLFGAYNAVTGYFQNVRKYKDNETKLQSIVMGGTAQLKSQKAFELCTAFAKDGAEIFNLN; translated from the coding sequence ATGTCGCATAATATCAATTTTAATCAGAGAACTGGAAACTATTCTTTTTTTAGTGTAAAACAAAAAGCGTGGCACGGTCTAGGGCTAATCGTGGATCATTATCCAACAAGCGAAGAAGCCATTAAATATGCAGGCTTGGATTATGAGGTGGTAAAATCTCCCTTATTGACAAAAGCTTCAAGTCTTATTGAAACAGAAGAGGGCATTACAATTGGTTCAAGTGATTTAGATGTTCCTAATTATTTTGCCAACATTCGTACGGATAACAATATAGTCTTAGGTGTTGTTGGTAAGGAATACCAAATTGTACAGAATAGAGAAGCATTTAATTTCTTTGATTCTATAGTAGGGAGTAATAAAGGGATTAAATACGAAACTGCTGGAGCATTGGGGAATGGGGAGCGCATTTTTATTACAGCAAAATTACCCGACTATATCAGAGTGGGAAATGGGGATGATATAACAGAAAAATATATTTTCCTCACCACTTCACACGATGGAAGCGGAAGCATTACCGCCGCTTTTACACCTGTAAGAATTGTTTGTCAGAATACACTCAATGCTTCACTAAAGAATATGACCAATGTTGTAAGAATTAAACATACTTCTGGAGCAAAACAACGTATAGAAACAGCTCATAAAGTAATGGGGTTAGCCAACTTACTTAGTAACAGATTGGAGGACGTATTTAATGATTGGACGAAAGTTAAAGTTTCAGATGATGAAGTGAAGAAACTGATTCAAATATCACTTTGTCCAAACAAGAAAACTTTGGATTTATTGAAGAAAGGCGAGGAAGATGAAATTTCTACAGTGTTTAAAAATACTGTAGAAAATGCTTTTGCTTATGCGATGATGAGCGACACTCAGCAAATGGAAACGACAAAAGGCAACTTGTTCGGAGCTTACAATGCCGTAACGGGTTACTTTCAAAATGTCCGTAAGTATAAAGACAACGAAACGAAATTACAAAGTATTGTAATGGGAGGAACAGCACAATTAAAGTCTCAAAAAGCATTCGAATTGTGTACAGCTTTTGCTAAGGACGGAGCTGAAATATTCAATTTGAATTAA
- a CDS encoding DUF3853 family protein has translation MSNIDPQTPLWKLTVKEFLEVARNISSEKKYEYGLKGLAKILGCSVSKASEVKSSGILNDAIIQNGNIIIIDKEKALELFGKK, from the coding sequence ATGAGTAATATAGATCCTCAAACACCACTTTGGAAATTGACTGTTAAGGAGTTTTTAGAAGTAGCACGTAACATTAGTTCTGAAAAAAAATATGAGTATGGGCTTAAAGGTTTAGCGAAAATTCTGGGTTGCTCAGTTTCAAAAGCTTCCGAAGTTAAATCATCGGGAATTCTGAATGATGCAATTATTCAAAATGGCAATATTATAATTATTGATAAAGAAAAAGCGCTGGAACTTTTTGGAAAGAAATAA
- a CDS encoding single-stranded DNA-binding protein, whose product MNIVGRITKNAEITVLKNQKKVVNFSVAINDSYKNKHGEKVEQTTYYNCAYWISPNVAKSLTKGTLVELTGRVSSNAWIGKDGELKSGLNFHTSNIRFHGGGTKSQIEKKQTETSQSSNQLINDEKDDLPF is encoded by the coding sequence ATGAACATCGTAGGCAGAATTACAAAAAATGCAGAAATCACAGTCTTGAAAAATCAAAAGAAAGTGGTCAACTTTTCAGTAGCAATCAATGACAGCTATAAAAACAAACATGGGGAAAAGGTAGAACAGACAACCTACTATAATTGTGCTTATTGGATTAGTCCAAACGTAGCAAAATCATTAACCAAAGGTACATTGGTAGAATTGACAGGTAGAGTAAGCTCAAACGCCTGGATAGGAAAAGACGGGGAACTTAAATCGGGGCTCAATTTCCATACTTCCAATATCAGATTTCACGGAGGTGGAACAAAATCGCAAATAGAAAAAAAACAAACTGAAACTTCGCAAAGTTCAAATCAACTTATTAATGATGAGAAAGACGACCTACCATTTTAA
- a CDS encoding type III restriction-modification system endonuclease, producing the protein MKLQFKEQDFQIQAVDAVVRCFEGQTLKTNRFTLEKTAEILRKAREQAKGVATLEYEVDELIGYRNSTIQITESQIFDNIVGVQREHYLIENQKIDIVKGANIGYNFTIEMETGTGKTYTYIRTMYELNKKYGWSKFIIIVPSIAIREGVFKTFELTQDHFQEIYGHKISPFIYNSSRPQDIESFASDGRISVMVINTQAFAAKGADARRIHQELDHFGSRRPIDIIAQTKPIIIIDEPQSVGKEGSITLKSMEDFHPLFTLRYSATHLEEYNKIFRLDALDAYNKKLVKKIQVKGINLKGSSGTTGYLYLEYISLSANKPPLAYLEYEQRSGNGVKRVREKIAQGTDLYEVSGGLPAYKNCLVAEINGYLNKIVVNGRDIYPGDIINDKDELAFRRIQIRETILSHLQKEKILFEKGIKVLSLFFIDSVEKYRKYNEMGEEELGEYAQIFEEEYKNAINQFIDLFRQDYTDYVIETDVNKTSKVYAPGSYLHYLQRDDADRVHNGYFSIDKKGKPVDPTIKRGSEDSDDVSAYDLIMKDKEGLLSFEEPTRFIFSHSALKEGWDNPNVFQICALKNVDSGSQTRRRQEVGRGMRLAVDKRGVRQDFELVGEQVHDINVLTVIASESYEEFARGLQNEIAKSLKDRPVKADTKFFVGKVLTNELGETLRLTDEDAKKLNKFLYKHDILDEDDKITSEGKELIEKNEVPVPEHLAAYASAISQLLQSVYNGEGIKPENASDTVPLTINNNFAKKEFQELWKKISLKTVYEVKFDTDKLIDDSRIRIDADLHISERKYEIKTGEMREVSKEDLKEGTAINVTKTDSKKLSSDLYTEVAYDIVGEIEALTNLKRLTIVSILKKISPNTFALLRKNPEEFIAKCAKLINETKASLIINNIAYHKTEESFDAKTVFTNGKNVLRTEEILQKHIYDFLETDSKIEREFTKNLEQATEVVVYAKLPKGFYIATPVASYSPDWAIVLDSEKVKYIYFVAETKGSENVNDLRGIEQLKIHCAKEHFKTISNGEVKFDVITTYDKLRDIAQLK; encoded by the coding sequence ATGAAGTTACAATTCAAAGAACAAGATTTTCAAATACAGGCTGTAGATGCAGTTGTAAGATGTTTTGAAGGTCAGACTCTGAAAACCAATAGATTTACACTGGAGAAAACAGCTGAAATTTTACGAAAAGCACGTGAACAAGCAAAGGGAGTTGCTACATTGGAGTATGAGGTTGACGAACTGATTGGTTATAGGAATAGCACCATACAAATTACCGAATCTCAAATTTTTGATAATATTGTTGGTGTACAGCGTGAGCATTACCTGATAGAAAATCAAAAAATTGATATTGTAAAAGGAGCAAATATTGGCTACAATTTTACGATTGAGATGGAAACAGGTACGGGTAAAACCTATACCTATATCCGTACAATGTATGAGCTGAATAAAAAATATGGCTGGAGCAAGTTTATCATCATTGTTCCAAGTATTGCTATCAGAGAAGGGGTTTTTAAAACCTTTGAATTAACACAGGATCATTTTCAGGAAATCTATGGACATAAAATCAGTCCGTTTATTTATAATTCTTCCCGACCACAGGATATTGAGAGTTTTGCTTCGGATGGGAGAATCAGCGTAATGGTAATTAATACTCAGGCTTTTGCTGCCAAAGGTGCTGATGCAAGGCGAATTCATCAGGAGTTAGATCATTTTGGCTCGCGACGACCAATTGACATAATTGCGCAAACAAAACCGATTATTATTATTGACGAACCACAATCTGTTGGTAAAGAAGGTTCGATTACGCTGAAAAGTATGGAAGATTTTCATCCTCTTTTCACTTTAAGATATTCTGCAACGCATCTGGAAGAATACAATAAAATTTTCCGTTTAGATGCCTTAGATGCGTATAATAAAAAGCTGGTAAAGAAGATTCAGGTAAAAGGGATTAATTTGAAAGGATCTTCTGGGACTACGGGATATTTATATCTTGAATACATTAGTCTTAGCGCAAACAAACCTCCTTTAGCTTATCTGGAATATGAGCAACGAAGTGGAAATGGTGTAAAACGGGTTCGTGAAAAAATTGCACAGGGAACAGATTTATATGAAGTTTCGGGCGGTTTACCAGCTTACAAAAATTGTTTGGTAGCGGAAATCAACGGTTATCTCAACAAAATTGTAGTTAATGGGCGGGATATTTATCCCGGAGATATTATTAATGACAAAGACGAGTTGGCTTTCCGTAGAATTCAAATCAGGGAAACAATTCTGTCGCATTTACAGAAAGAAAAGATACTTTTTGAGAAAGGAATTAAGGTTTTGTCTCTATTCTTTATTGACTCTGTTGAGAAATACCGAAAGTATAATGAGATGGGCGAAGAAGAATTGGGCGAATATGCTCAGATATTTGAAGAGGAATACAAGAATGCTATTAATCAATTTATTGATTTATTCCGTCAGGATTATACCGATTATGTGATTGAAACCGATGTAAATAAAACTTCAAAAGTGTATGCACCTGGAAGTTACTTACATTATTTGCAGCGTGATGACGCAGACCGAGTACATAACGGTTATTTTTCCATTGATAAAAAAGGAAAACCTGTTGACCCAACCATCAAAAGAGGGAGTGAAGACTCTGATGATGTTTCTGCGTACGATTTGATTATGAAAGATAAAGAAGGGCTGCTGAGTTTTGAGGAACCTACACGTTTTATCTTTTCGCATTCGGCTTTGAAAGAAGGTTGGGATAATCCTAATGTATTTCAAATCTGTGCCTTGAAAAATGTAGATAGTGGAAGCCAAACTAGAAGAAGACAGGAAGTCGGTCGTGGAATGCGTTTAGCAGTTGACAAAAGAGGTGTTCGTCAGGATTTTGAACTTGTTGGCGAACAGGTTCACGACATTAATGTATTGACAGTTATAGCTTCTGAAAGTTATGAAGAGTTTGCCAGAGGTTTGCAGAATGAAATTGCAAAATCGCTGAAAGACCGTCCGGTAAAAGCAGATACCAAATTCTTTGTTGGAAAAGTTTTGACCAATGAATTGGGCGAAACTTTACGTCTTACAGATGAAGATGCTAAAAAACTAAATAAGTTTTTGTATAAACACGACATTTTGGACGAGGACGATAAAATAACTTCAGAAGGAAAAGAGCTAATTGAAAAAAATGAAGTTCCTGTACCGGAACATTTAGCTGCTTATGCTTCTGCCATTAGCCAATTGCTACAATCTGTTTACAATGGAGAAGGTATTAAGCCTGAAAATGCCAGTGACACCGTTCCGTTAACCATCAATAATAACTTTGCTAAAAAAGAGTTTCAGGAGCTTTGGAAAAAGATCAGTCTGAAAACGGTGTATGAAGTGAAATTTGATACCGATAAACTGATTGATGACAGCAGAATCCGTATTGATGCAGATTTGCATATCTCAGAACGCAAATACGAAATCAAGACCGGAGAAATGCGTGAGGTTTCCAAAGAAGATCTGAAAGAAGGAACGGCTATTAATGTCACAAAAACAGATTCTAAAAAATTATCTTCCGACCTTTATACCGAAGTGGCTTATGATATTGTTGGTGAAATAGAAGCGTTGACCAATCTGAAGCGCCTTACTATTGTTTCTATTCTGAAAAAAATCAGTCCGAATACTTTCGCGCTTTTGAGAAAGAATCCGGAAGAATTTATTGCTAAATGTGCTAAGCTCATCAACGAAACTAAAGCTTCGCTCATTATTAACAATATTGCATACCACAAAACAGAAGAATCGTTTGATGCAAAAACTGTTTTTACCAATGGAAAAAATGTATTGCGTACCGAAGAAATCCTTCAAAAACATATTTACGATTTCTTAGAGACAGATTCTAAAATAGAAAGAGAATTTACCAAAAATCTGGAGCAGGCTACAGAAGTTGTAGTCTATGCTAAATTACCTAAAGGATTTTACATTGCCACACCTGTTGCTAGTTATAGTCCCGACTGGGCAATCGTTTTAGACAGTGAAAAAGTGAAGTACATCTACTTTGTAGCTGAAACAAAAGGTTCTGAAAATGTAAACGACCTGAGAGGAATTGAACAATTAAAAATACATTGTGCAAAGGAACACTTTAAAACCATCAGTAATGGCGAAGTGAAGTTTGATGTCATTACCACTTATGACAAATTAAGAGATATTGCGCAATTAAAATAA
- a CDS encoding helix-turn-helix domain-containing protein translates to MAFSILTKEDLQEFKIELLEAIEKLILGNVTEQKLWLRSSEVKELLTISSGTLQTLRNNGTISFNKIGGIIYYNYKDIEKLINRR, encoded by the coding sequence ATGGCATTTTCAATTCTTACCAAAGAAGATCTTCAGGAGTTCAAAATTGAATTACTGGAGGCTATTGAAAAATTAATCTTAGGCAATGTGACCGAACAGAAATTATGGTTACGTTCCTCTGAGGTTAAAGAATTATTAACTATTTCTTCTGGGACACTCCAGACTTTAAGAAATAACGGAACGATTTCTTTCAATAAAATCGGTGGTATTATATACTACAACTATAAGGATATCGAAAAGTTAATCAATAGACGCTAA